GGTGTAGATGATCTCGCGGCCGGAGGGGTCGAAATCGGGGCTCAGGTTGATGGCGCCATTGTTGGTGACCCGCTGCACGTTGTGGCCGTCGGAGTCCATGAGCGCGATCTCCTTGTTGCCGGAGCGCCGCGACACGAAAGCGATCCTCCCGGTGAACGCCCCCCGCTCCCCGGTGACGGCCCGCAGCACCTCGTCGGAGAAGGCGTGGGCCATGTGCCGGACGTCCTTCTGGCTCCCGCTGTAGCGCTTTGCGGTCACCTCGCGGTTCAGCACCGCGTCCCACAGGCGGCATTCCACGGTCACCTTCTCCCCGGAGAGGGAGTAGGCGGTCTTCAGCACGAGCTCCGACGCCCCCTGCCCCGTCCCCCCGCTCGTCACGCTGAAGGGGCCGGCGAGGTTCAGATCGAAGGTGAAGACCTCCTCCGTCTCTTTCGGTATCGCCGGCGCAGGAGCGCCGGAGAGGGTGGTGGCGGGAGCGAGGTAGAGACCGAGCTTGCGGCTGCCGGGCGCCGTCACCTCCAGGTAGGAGTCCGCGGCACCGGAAATCTGTGCCGCCAGCAATAGAAAAACCACGAGCACCAGCGCTCTCATCGGACACCCACCCCTTGCGGCCTGAAGACAAATCCCTGTTCGAATTCCCCCCCGGACGGCGGGGGCCTGAAAGACTTCTCGGCGAGGTGCACCGCGCGTTCCACCGCCTCCTCAAAGACGCGGTCGCCGCTCGTCTGCTCGATGCGCAGTCGCACGATGCGGCCGTCGGGGCCGATGGTGAGGCGCACCGCCACCCGCGGTGCGGAGGTGTCGGAGGCTATGGTGGAGCGGAAGGCGTCTCTCAGGCGCGACTGGATGTAGGAGGAGTAGTCGCTTCCGGCCTCCGTTCCCTTTCCTCCCGGGACCCCGACCTTCCCGCCGCCACCCTTTTTCAGCTTAGCGAGCGTCTCGTTGTAGCGCCGCTCCTCGGCGGCCTGCGCGAGCTTCGCCATCCGCTCGTTGAAATCGTGGTTATCGTCGTGCGCCGCCTCCGGCTTCGGCTTGGCCGCCGGCTTTGCCGGCACCGTCGCGGGGAGAGGCTTCGACTTCGGCTGCGGCACCGGAAGCTTTGCCGGCATAACCGGGGCGCTTGCGGGCTCCTCCGGAGCGCTTGGCCCGGCAGGTGCCGCGGCCGGAGGCCCCGGGGTCCCCGCCTGGGGGGAGGCGACCGGCAGGTTCACCAGGTCGACGTAGTAGGACGGCGTCTCCACCGTTGCTGCGTGCGGCAGGAGTTGCAGCTTCAGCACCAGCACGAGGACGAGTGCGT
The DNA window shown above is from Geomonas sp. RF6 and carries:
- a CDS encoding energy transducer TonB, which codes for MARKGQYPGPGGMLALSFLCHALVLVLVLKLQLLPHAATVETPSYYVDLVNLPVASPQAGTPGPPAAAPAGPSAPEEPASAPVMPAKLPVPQPKSKPLPATVPAKPAAKPKPEAAHDDNHDFNERMAKLAQAAEERRYNETLAKLKKGGGGKVGVPGGKGTEAGSDYSSYIQSRLRDAFRSTIASDTSAPRVAVRLTIGPDGRIVRLRIEQTSGDRVFEEAVERAVHLAEKSFRPPPSGGEFEQGFVFRPQGVGVR